The following proteins are co-located in the Bordetella bronchialis genome:
- the moaA gene encoding GTP 3',8-cyclase MoaA has translation MSKVIYLTDDRTPAAPGSAAVPGAAALPAPGQAVRDRRARPLRDLRISVTDRCNFRCTYCMPRDTFDSNHVFLPHAQLLSFEEMTRAAAVFVRLGVRKIRLTGGEPLLRKNIETLVGMLAALRTPEGEPLELTLTTNGSLLARKARALKDAGLARVTVSMDALDPDMFARMSDTDFPVADVLRGIDAAAQAGLAPVKVNMVVRRGVNDDQILPMARHFRGTGHILRFIEYMDVGSTNGWNMAEVLPSADVIARINAHFPLVPVRSDPMGRVAQRWAYADGGGEIGVISSVTQAFCEGCTRARLSPEGRLFLCLFTGRGHDLRALIRGGADDDQLAAAIAGIWAGRGDNYSERRLAATPGAQAEPKVEMSYIGG, from the coding sequence ATGTCGAAAGTGATCTACCTGACCGATGACCGGACGCCCGCGGCCCCCGGTTCCGCCGCGGTGCCCGGCGCCGCCGCCTTGCCCGCGCCGGGCCAGGCGGTGCGCGACCGCCGCGCGCGGCCGCTGCGCGACCTGCGCATCTCGGTCACCGACCGCTGCAACTTCCGCTGCACGTACTGCATGCCGCGCGATACCTTCGACAGCAATCATGTGTTCCTGCCGCACGCGCAGTTGCTGTCGTTCGAGGAAATGACCCGCGCGGCGGCGGTGTTCGTCCGCCTGGGCGTGCGCAAGATACGCCTGACCGGCGGCGAACCGCTCCTGCGCAAGAACATCGAAACCCTGGTGGGCATGCTGGCCGCGCTGCGCACGCCGGAAGGCGAGCCGCTGGAACTGACGCTGACCACCAATGGCAGCCTGCTGGCGCGCAAGGCGCGCGCGCTGAAGGATGCCGGACTGGCGCGCGTCACCGTCAGCATGGACGCGCTGGATCCGGACATGTTCGCCCGCATGAGCGATACGGATTTTCCAGTGGCCGACGTGCTGCGCGGCATCGATGCGGCGGCCCAGGCCGGCCTGGCGCCGGTCAAGGTCAACATGGTCGTGCGCCGCGGCGTCAACGACGACCAGATATTGCCCATGGCGCGGCATTTCCGCGGTACCGGCCACATCCTGCGCTTCATCGAATACATGGACGTGGGCAGCACCAACGGCTGGAACATGGCCGAGGTCCTGCCCAGCGCCGACGTCATCGCCCGCATCAACGCGCACTTTCCGCTGGTGCCGGTGCGAAGCGATCCCATGGGCCGCGTGGCCCAGCGCTGGGCCTACGCCGACGGCGGCGGCGAGATCGGCGTCATCTCCAGCGTCACGCAGGCTTTCTGCGAGGGCTGTACGCGCGCGCGCCTGTCGCCGGAAGGCCGGCTGTTCCTGTGCCTGTTCACGGGACGCGGCCATGACCTGCGCGCGCTGATACGCGGCGGCGCGGACGACGACCAGTTGGCGGCCGCCATCGCCGGCATCTGGGCCGGGCGCGGCGACAACTATTCGGAACGCCGCCTGGCGGCCACGCCGGGCGCCCAGGCGGAACCGAAGGTCGAAATGAGCTATATCGGCGGCTAG
- the fdhF gene encoding formate dehydrogenase subunit alpha, protein MLETVIKRDRDYGTPARVSEKQVSLTIDGQEIRVPAGTSVMRAAAEAGINIPKLCATDSLEAFGSCRLCLVEIDGRRGYPASCTTPVEDGMVVRTETPKLHDLRRGVMELYISDHPLDCLTCPANGDCELQDMAGVVGLRNVRYGYQGANHLNDAKDESNPYFTYDPAKCIVCNRCVRACEETQGTFALTISGKGFDSRVSAGQDQPFLDSECVSCGACVQACPTATLQEKTVIMMGQAEHSVVTTCAYCGVGCGFKAEMKGQEVVRMVPWKDGQANRGHSCVKGRFAWGYTTHKERVTKPMIRKRITDPWREVSWEEAINYAASEFKRLQAQHGRDAIGGITSSRCTNEETWLVQKLVRAGFGTNNVDTCARVCHSPTGYGLKQTLGESAGTQTFDSVMYSDVVVVMGANPSSGHPVFASRLKRRLREGARLIVIDPRRIELVSSPHIKADYHLQVRPGTNVALLSSLAHVIATEGLIDEAFVAERCETLPFQQWREFVSRPENSPEAMEAVTGVPAAAVRGAARLYATGGNAAIYYGLGVTEHSQGSTTVMGIANLAMATGNIGREGVGVNPLRGQNNVQGSCDMGSFPHELPGYRHISDDTVRAQFERDWGVTLQPEPGLRIPNMFDAALSGTFKGLYCQGEDIVQSDPNTQHVAAALAAMECIVVQDLFLNETAKYAHVFLPGSSFLEKDGTFTNAERRISRVRKVMEPRNGKSDWEITVDLSNAMGYPMHYRHPSEIMQEIARLTPTFAGVTYEKLDRLGSLQWPCNDEAPEGTPIMHIDEFVRGKGKFIITQYVPTEERSTRKFPLLLTTGRILSQYNVGAQTRRTPNVMWHAEDVLEIHPQDAEDRGIAEGDWVGVQSRAGETVLRAVLTDRVQPGVVYTTFHFPESGANVVTTDNSDWATNCPEYKVTAVQVMRVSQPSEWQRQWSRFSDIQNKLLAQRETVPAGK, encoded by the coding sequence ATGTTGGAAACCGTCATCAAACGAGACCGGGACTACGGCACGCCCGCGCGCGTATCCGAAAAGCAGGTCAGCCTGACCATAGACGGCCAGGAAATCCGCGTGCCGGCCGGCACCTCGGTGATGCGCGCCGCCGCCGAGGCGGGCATCAACATCCCCAAGCTGTGCGCCACGGACAGCCTGGAGGCCTTCGGCTCCTGCCGCCTGTGCCTGGTGGAGATCGACGGCCGCCGCGGCTATCCGGCCTCCTGCACGACGCCGGTGGAAGACGGCATGGTGGTACGCACGGAAACGCCCAAGCTGCATGACCTGCGGCGCGGCGTCATGGAGCTGTATATCTCCGACCATCCGCTGGACTGCCTGACCTGTCCGGCCAACGGCGATTGCGAACTGCAGGACATGGCCGGCGTGGTGGGCCTGCGCAACGTGCGCTACGGCTACCAGGGCGCCAACCACCTGAACGACGCCAAGGACGAGTCCAACCCGTACTTCACCTACGACCCCGCCAAGTGCATCGTCTGCAACCGCTGCGTGCGCGCCTGCGAGGAAACCCAGGGCACCTTCGCCCTGACGATTTCCGGCAAGGGCTTCGACTCGCGCGTGTCGGCCGGCCAGGACCAGCCTTTCCTGGACAGCGAATGCGTGTCCTGCGGCGCCTGCGTGCAGGCCTGCCCCACCGCGACGCTGCAGGAAAAGACCGTCATCATGATGGGCCAGGCCGAGCATTCCGTGGTCACCACCTGCGCCTACTGCGGCGTGGGCTGCGGCTTCAAGGCGGAAATGAAAGGCCAGGAAGTCGTGCGCATGGTGCCCTGGAAGGACGGCCAGGCCAACCGCGGACACTCCTGCGTGAAGGGGCGCTTCGCCTGGGGCTACACGACGCACAAGGAACGCGTCACCAAGCCCATGATACGCAAGCGCATCACCGACCCCTGGCGCGAAGTTTCCTGGGAAGAAGCCATCAACTACGCCGCGTCGGAATTCAAGCGCCTGCAGGCGCAGCATGGCCGCGACGCCATCGGCGGCATCACCTCGTCGCGCTGCACCAACGAGGAAACCTGGCTGGTCCAGAAACTGGTGCGCGCCGGCTTCGGCACCAACAACGTCGACACCTGCGCGCGCGTATGCCATTCGCCCACGGGCTACGGCCTGAAGCAGACGCTGGGCGAATCGGCCGGCACGCAGACTTTCGATTCCGTCATGTATTCCGACGTGGTCGTCGTCATGGGGGCCAATCCCAGCAGCGGCCATCCGGTGTTCGCCTCGCGCCTGAAGCGCCGCCTGCGCGAAGGCGCGCGGCTGATCGTCATCGACCCCCGCCGCATCGAGCTGGTCAGCTCGCCGCACATCAAGGCCGACTATCACTTGCAGGTACGTCCCGGCACCAATGTGGCGCTGCTGTCCTCGCTGGCCCACGTCATCGCCACCGAAGGCCTGATCGACGAGGCCTTCGTGGCCGAACGCTGCGAGACCCTGCCCTTCCAGCAGTGGCGTGAATTCGTATCGCGTCCGGAGAACTCGCCCGAGGCCATGGAAGCCGTCACCGGCGTGCCGGCGGCCGCGGTGCGCGGCGCCGCGCGCCTGTACGCCACGGGCGGCAACGCGGCGATCTATTACGGCCTGGGCGTGACCGAGCACAGCCAGGGATCGACCACCGTGATGGGCATCGCCAACCTGGCCATGGCCACCGGCAATATCGGCCGCGAAGGCGTGGGCGTGAATCCCCTGCGCGGCCAGAACAATGTGCAGGGCTCCTGCGACATGGGCTCCTTCCCGCACGAGCTGCCGGGCTACCGGCATATCTCGGACGACACGGTGCGCGCCCAGTTCGAGCGCGACTGGGGCGTGACGCTGCAGCCGGAGCCCGGCCTGCGCATTCCCAATATGTTCGACGCCGCGCTGTCGGGGACCTTCAAAGGCCTGTACTGCCAGGGCGAGGACATCGTGCAGTCCGATCCCAACACGCAGCACGTGGCGGCCGCGCTGGCGGCCATGGAATGCATCGTCGTCCAGGACCTGTTCCTGAACGAGACGGCCAAGTACGCGCACGTTTTCCTGCCCGGCTCTTCCTTCCTGGAAAAGGATGGCACCTTCACCAACGCGGAACGGCGCATCTCGCGCGTGCGCAAGGTGATGGAGCCGCGCAACGGCAAGTCCGACTGGGAAATTACGGTCGACCTGTCCAACGCCATGGGCTATCCCATGCACTACCGCCATCCCAGTGAAATCATGCAGGAGATCGCGCGCCTGACGCCGACCTTCGCCGGCGTCACCTACGAGAAGCTGGACCGCCTGGGCAGCCTGCAATGGCCCTGCAATGACGAAGCGCCGGAAGGCACGCCCATCATGCACATCGACGAATTCGTGCGCGGCAAGGGCAAGTTCATCATCACGCAGTACGTGCCCACCGAGGAACGCAGTACGCGCAAATTCCCGCTGCTGCTCACCACCGGCCGCATCCTGTCGCAATACAACGTGGGTGCGCAGACGCGCCGCACGCCCAATGTCATGTGGCATGCCGAGGACGTGCTGGAAATCCATCCGCAGGATGCCGAGGACCGCGGCATCGCCGAAGGCGACTGGGTGGGCGTGCAGAGCCGCGCGGGCGAGACCGTGCTGCGCGCCGTGCTGACCGACCGCGTGCAGCCCGGCGTGGTGTACACCACCTTCCATTTTCCCGAATCGGGCGCCAACGTGGTCACCACCGACAACTCCGACTGGGCCACCAACTGCCCGGAGTACAAGGTCACGGCGGTGCAGGTGATGCGCGTGTCGCAGCCATCCGAATGGCAGCGCCAGTGGAGCCGGTTCAGCGATATCCAGAATAAACTGCTGGCCCAGCGCGAAACCGTGCCGGCCGGCAAGTAG
- a CDS encoding formate dehydrogenase subunit delta encodes MDSANLIRMANRIGDFFDAMPDRPEAVEGIASHIQKFWEPRMRTALLDFLERHPDGQDSEVRLSPIVLEAITRNRQRLTPKAPAH; translated from the coding sequence ATGGACAGCGCCAACCTTATCCGCATGGCCAACCGCATCGGCGACTTCTTCGATGCCATGCCCGACCGCCCGGAAGCGGTCGAAGGCATCGCCAGCCACATCCAGAAATTCTGGGAGCCCCGCATGCGCACCGCGCTGCTGGACTTCCTGGAACGGCATCCCGACGGCCAGGACAGCGAGGTTCGCCTCAGCCCCATCGTGCTGGAGGCCATCACCCGCAATCGCCAGCGCCTGACTCCGAAAGCGCCCGCGCATTGA
- a CDS encoding substrate-binding domain-containing protein translates to MSGGAFRIALRPGWWLTQGGADDGVALREVLALLSAIDAVGHIAGACRACGLSYRHAWGVLRRFETIFGTPLLVTRRRQGTELSPFAQRLLWANRRIEARLMPMLESLASELQEDLERLLPESGPHLRLHASHGFAVEALMQHIQEPGLELRYRTATEALASLDSGECDLAGFQVPQGDFQAAMLRHYAQWLHPAEHLLIHLAVRNTGLFVTAGNPKNIRGVADLARPGVRFVNRQIGSSTRHLVELMLRQLAIPLAQVHGYENSEFTHMAVAAHIASGMADAGIGVETAAHRFGLDFIPLARERYFFAIRKAALDQPAMQALLAIMRGADYKGYVGQLVGYDASETGRIQTLQEAFG, encoded by the coding sequence ATGAGCGGCGGCGCATTCCGCATCGCGCTGCGGCCGGGATGGTGGCTGACCCAGGGCGGCGCCGACGATGGCGTGGCGCTGCGGGAAGTGCTGGCCCTGCTCTCGGCCATCGACGCGGTGGGCCATATCGCCGGCGCCTGCCGCGCCTGCGGGCTGTCGTATCGCCATGCCTGGGGCGTGCTGCGCCGCTTCGAGACCATCTTCGGCACGCCGCTGCTGGTCACGCGGCGCCGCCAGGGTACGGAACTCTCGCCCTTTGCCCAGCGCCTGCTGTGGGCCAACCGCCGCATCGAGGCCCGGCTGATGCCCATGCTGGAAAGCCTTGCGTCGGAGCTCCAGGAAGACCTGGAACGCCTGCTGCCGGAAAGCGGCCCGCACCTGCGGCTGCACGCCAGCCACGGCTTCGCGGTGGAAGCGCTGATGCAGCACATCCAGGAGCCCGGCCTGGAGCTGCGCTATCGCACCGCGACCGAGGCCCTGGCGTCCCTGGACAGCGGCGAGTGCGACCTGGCCGGCTTCCAGGTGCCGCAAGGCGATTTCCAGGCCGCCATGCTGCGCCATTACGCGCAATGGCTGCATCCGGCCGAGCACTTGCTGATCCATCTGGCGGTGCGCAACACGGGCCTGTTCGTCACGGCGGGCAATCCCAAGAACATCCGCGGCGTGGCCGACCTGGCGCGGCCGGGGGTGCGTTTCGTCAACCGGCAGATCGGCTCCAGCACGCGCCACCTGGTGGAGCTGATGCTGCGCCAGCTGGCCATCCCGCTGGCGCAGGTGCACGGCTACGAGAACAGCGAGTTCACGCACATGGCCGTGGCCGCGCATATCGCCAGCGGCATGGCCGACGCCGGCATCGGCGTGGAAACGGCCGCGCACCGCTTCGGGCTGGACTTCATCCCGCTGGCGCGCGAGCGCTATTTCTTCGCCATCCGCAAGGCGGCGCTGGACCAGCCGGCCATGCAGGCCCTGCTGGCCATCATGCGCGGCGCGGACTACAAGGGCTATGTCGGGCAACTGGTGGGCTACGATGCCAGCGAAACCGGCCGCATCCAGACACTGCAGGAGGCATTCGGCTGA
- a CDS encoding formate dehydrogenase beta subunit has product MNTPLPDAPQARQDDPAAITIYVPRDAAALAVGADDVARAIQAEAARRGQPVRIVRNGSRGLLWLEPLVEVATPAGRMAYGPVQAEDVAALFGAGWLHGGSHALGHGPTEDIPYLKRQERLTFARVGITDPLSLDDYQAHGGLAGLRRALQMAPAQIVEEVQASGLRGRGGAAFPTGIKWKTVLTTPADRKYIVCNADEGDSGTFADRMLMEGDPYVLIEGMAIAGIAVGATQGYIYVRSEYPHAIAALQAAIVQARAAGWLGDDMLGSGKRFDLEVRTGAGAYICGEETSLLESLEGKRGVVRAKPPLPAIAGLFGKPTVINNVISLASVPIILARGAAYYRDFGVGRSQGTLPFQLAGNLKQGGLVEKAFGLTLRELLYDFGGGSASGRPLRAVQVGGPLGAYLPESQWDVPLDYEAYVKISAMIGHGGLVAFDDTVDMQAMARYAMEFCAIESCGKCTPCRIGSTRGVETIDRIAARGADHAQQVHLLRDLCDTMLGGSLCALGGMAPYPVLSALDHFPQDFGLSPQAPDPAGLAAVDTDARPPHL; this is encoded by the coding sequence ATGAACACGCCCCTGCCCGACGCCCCCCAGGCCCGGCAAGACGACCCTGCCGCCATCACGATCTACGTGCCGCGCGACGCCGCCGCCCTGGCGGTGGGCGCCGACGACGTGGCGCGCGCCATCCAGGCCGAGGCCGCGCGCCGCGGCCAGCCCGTGCGCATCGTGCGCAACGGCAGCCGCGGCCTGCTGTGGCTGGAGCCCCTGGTGGAAGTGGCGACGCCCGCGGGCCGGATGGCATACGGGCCCGTGCAGGCCGAAGACGTGGCCGCGCTGTTCGGAGCCGGCTGGCTGCATGGCGGCAGCCATGCGCTGGGCCACGGTCCCACGGAAGACATCCCCTACCTGAAGCGCCAGGAACGCCTGACCTTCGCCCGCGTCGGCATCACCGACCCGCTCAGCCTGGACGACTACCAGGCGCATGGCGGCCTGGCCGGCCTGCGGCGCGCGCTGCAGATGGCGCCCGCCCAGATCGTCGAAGAAGTCCAGGCCTCCGGCCTGCGCGGACGCGGCGGCGCGGCCTTTCCCACCGGCATCAAATGGAAGACGGTGCTGACGACGCCGGCCGACCGCAAGTACATCGTCTGCAATGCCGACGAGGGCGACTCCGGCACCTTCGCCGACCGCATGTTGATGGAAGGCGATCCCTATGTCCTGATCGAGGGCATGGCCATCGCCGGGATCGCGGTGGGCGCCACGCAGGGCTACATCTACGTGCGCTCGGAATACCCCCACGCCATCGCCGCGCTGCAAGCGGCCATCGTCCAGGCCCGCGCGGCGGGCTGGCTGGGCGACGATATGCTGGGCAGCGGCAAGCGCTTCGACCTGGAAGTGCGCACCGGCGCCGGCGCATACATTTGCGGCGAGGAGACCTCGCTGCTGGAAAGCCTGGAAGGCAAGCGCGGCGTGGTCCGCGCCAAGCCGCCGCTGCCGGCCATCGCCGGCCTGTTCGGCAAGCCCACCGTCATCAACAACGTGATCTCGCTGGCCTCGGTGCCCATCATCCTGGCCCGCGGCGCGGCATACTACCGCGACTTCGGCGTGGGCCGCTCGCAAGGCACGCTGCCCTTCCAGCTGGCCGGCAACCTCAAACAGGGCGGCCTGGTGGAAAAGGCCTTCGGCCTGACGCTGCGCGAGCTGCTCTACGACTTCGGCGGCGGCAGCGCATCCGGCCGGCCCTTGCGCGCCGTGCAGGTGGGCGGCCCGCTGGGCGCCTATCTGCCCGAATCGCAATGGGACGTGCCGCTGGACTACGAGGCCTACGTCAAGATTTCGGCGATGATCGGCCACGGCGGCCTGGTTGCCTTCGACGACACGGTCGACATGCAGGCCATGGCGCGCTATGCCATGGAATTCTGCGCCATCGAATCCTGCGGCAAATGCACGCCCTGCCGCATCGGCTCGACCCGCGGCGTGGAAACCATAGACCGCATCGCCGCGCGCGGCGCGGACCACGCGCAGCAGGTGCACCTGCTGCGCGACCTGTGCGACACCATGCTGGGCGGCTCGCTGTGCGCGCTGGGCGGCATGGCGCCGTATCCCGTGCTGTCCGCGCTGGACCACTTCCCCCAGGATTTCGGTCTTTCCCCGCAAGCCCCGGATCCCGCCGGCCTGGCTGCCGTCGACACGGACGCCCGCCCGCCGCACCTTTGA
- the fdhD gene encoding formate dehydrogenase accessory sulfurtransferase FdhD: MAIPTQPQPAAPDAAAPARPAAGPRGGGADTPGYVRGDDLPGLLTPTSRPARVLRIRGGVRAPGPEDDVLAEETPIALEYNGISHATMLATPADLEDFAVGFSLTEGIIEGARDVRDIETRPGAAGIVLALTISSACAARLKERRRAMSGRTGCGLCGVETLPEVLRDIPPVAAGTAVPARAVLDAMRAMRQRQPLHAQTGATHAAAWAGADGVPGLVREDVGRHNALDKLIGALARRADGAPPAHSGLIAVSSRASFEMVQKTAAAGVGILAAVSAPTALAQRLAERLNIALLGFMRDDDATLYTHAERIRA; this comes from the coding sequence ATGGCAATACCGACACAGCCGCAACCCGCCGCGCCGGACGCAGCGGCCCCCGCCCGGCCCGCCGCCGGGCCGCGGGGCGGCGGCGCCGACACCCCGGGCTACGTGCGCGGCGACGACCTGCCCGGCCTGCTGACCCCCACTTCGCGCCCCGCGCGCGTGCTGCGCATCCGCGGCGGCGTCCGCGCCCCCGGACCCGAGGACGATGTCCTTGCCGAGGAAACGCCCATCGCGCTGGAATACAACGGCATCAGCCACGCCACGATGCTGGCCACCCCGGCCGACCTGGAAGACTTCGCCGTCGGTTTTTCGCTGACCGAAGGCATCATCGAGGGCGCACGCGACGTGCGCGACATCGAAACACGGCCCGGCGCGGCGGGCATCGTGCTGGCCTTGACGATTTCCAGCGCCTGCGCGGCGCGCCTGAAGGAAAGGCGGCGCGCCATGTCGGGCCGCACCGGCTGCGGCCTGTGCGGCGTGGAAACGCTGCCCGAAGTGCTGCGCGACATTCCGCCCGTGGCGGCCGGCACGGCCGTGCCGGCGCGCGCGGTGCTGGACGCCATGCGCGCGATGCGCCAGCGCCAGCCGCTGCATGCGCAGACGGGCGCCACGCACGCCGCCGCCTGGGCCGGCGCGGACGGCGTCCCGGGCCTGGTGCGCGAGGACGTGGGCCGCCACAACGCCCTGGATAAATTGATCGGCGCGCTGGCACGCCGCGCGGACGGCGCCCCGCCCGCGCACAGCGGGCTCATCGCCGTGTCCAGCCGCGCCAGTTTTGAAATGGTGCAGAAGACCGCCGCCGCGGGCGTCGGCATCCTGGCGGCCGTCTCGGCGCCCACCGCCCTGGCGCAACGGCTGGCCGAGCGCCTGAATATCGCGTTGCTCGGCTTCATGCGCGACGACGACGCCACGCTATACACGCACGCGGAACGCATACGCGCGTGA
- a CDS encoding OFA family MFS transporter, with protein sequence MSTATTLDIPAGKPGFLDKERTIAGPGFSRWLVPPAALAIHLCIGMAYGFSVFWLPLSKSLGGTAPLACPADMSLASELFTTSCDWRISSMTVTYILFFVLLGCSAAMWGGWLERAGPRKAGIVSAACWCGGLVVSALGIYMHQLWMLWVGSGVIGGVGLGLGYISPVSTLIKWFPDRRGMATGMAIMGFGGGAMVGAPLANLLMRHYASASSPGVWETFLTLAVVYAVFMTAGALSYRVPASNWKPEGWTPPAARTQNAMITHGHVHVKKIWGVPQFWLVWWALCLNVTAGIGILGMASPLLQEVFAGKLIGQDALTFSQLNKEQLAAIATIAAGFTGLLSLFNIGGRFVWASLSDKLGRKMTYFTFFVLGFVLYASVPWSAHAGHLALFVGAFCIILSMYGGGFSTVPAYLADLFGTQMVGAIHGRVLTAWSAAGIFGPVLISYLREYQLSIGVPRAQVYDITMYILAGLLVIGFLCNLAIRPVNPKHFMTDEELAKEKALAHERAVAAEVHGESTSTFKTPAGVIAFAWACVGIPLAWGIWVTLQQAVVLFR encoded by the coding sequence ATGAGCACAGCGACCACGCTGGATATACCCGCCGGCAAACCCGGCTTCCTGGACAAGGAAAGAACCATCGCCGGCCCCGGCTTCAGCCGCTGGCTGGTGCCGCCCGCCGCCCTGGCGATCCATCTGTGCATCGGGATGGCTTATGGCTTTTCCGTCTTCTGGCTGCCCTTGTCGAAGTCGCTGGGCGGCACCGCGCCGCTGGCCTGCCCGGCGGACATGAGCCTGGCGAGCGAACTCTTCACCACCAGCTGCGACTGGCGCATCTCCAGCATGACGGTGACCTACATCCTGTTCTTCGTCCTGCTGGGCTGCTCCGCCGCCATGTGGGGCGGCTGGCTGGAGCGTGCCGGCCCGCGCAAGGCGGGCATCGTCTCGGCGGCCTGCTGGTGCGGCGGCCTGGTCGTTTCGGCGCTGGGCATTTATATGCACCAGCTATGGATGCTGTGGGTGGGCTCCGGCGTGATCGGCGGCGTGGGCCTGGGCCTGGGCTATATCTCTCCGGTCAGCACCCTAATCAAATGGTTTCCGGACCGCCGCGGCATGGCCACCGGGATGGCCATCATGGGTTTCGGCGGCGGCGCGATGGTCGGCGCTCCCCTGGCGAATCTGCTGATGCGCCACTATGCCTCGGCCAGCTCGCCCGGCGTCTGGGAAACCTTCCTGACGCTGGCCGTGGTCTATGCGGTATTCATGACCGCCGGCGCGCTGTCCTACCGCGTGCCCGCCAGCAACTGGAAGCCCGAGGGCTGGACGCCGCCCGCGGCGCGGACGCAGAACGCCATGATCACGCACGGCCACGTGCATGTGAAGAAGATCTGGGGCGTGCCGCAGTTCTGGCTGGTGTGGTGGGCCCTGTGCCTGAACGTGACGGCCGGCATCGGCATCCTGGGCATGGCCTCGCCGCTGCTGCAGGAAGTCTTCGCCGGCAAGCTGATCGGCCAGGACGCGCTGACCTTCTCGCAATTGAACAAAGAGCAGCTGGCCGCCATCGCGACCATCGCCGCCGGATTCACCGGCCTGCTCAGCCTGTTCAACATCGGCGGCCGCTTCGTCTGGGCCAGCCTGTCGGACAAGCTGGGCCGCAAGATGACCTACTTCACCTTCTTCGTGCTGGGCTTCGTGCTGTATGCCTCCGTGCCGTGGTCGGCGCACGCCGGCCACCTCGCCCTGTTCGTCGGCGCCTTCTGCATCATCCTGTCCATGTACGGGGGCGGCTTCTCCACGGTGCCGGCCTACCTGGCCGACCTGTTCGGCACGCAGATGGTGGGCGCCATCCACGGCCGCGTGCTCACGGCCTGGTCGGCGGCGGGGATTTTCGGGCCGGTGCTGATCAGCTATCTGCGCGAATACCAGCTGTCCATCGGCGTGCCGCGCGCGCAGGTATACGACATCACCATGTACATCCTGGCCGGCCTGCTGGTCATCGGCTTCCTGTGCAACCTGGCCATCCGTCCCGTCAATCCCAAGCACTTCATGACCGACGAGGAATTGGCCAAGGAAAAGGCGCTGGCGCATGAACGGGCCGTGGCGGCCGAGGTGCATGGCGAATCGACCTCGACCTTCAAGACGCCGGCGGGAGTCATCGCTTTCGCCTGGGCCTGCGTGGGCATCCCGCTGGCCTGGGGCATCTGGGTAACGCTGCAGCAGGCGGTGGTGCTGTTCCGCTAG
- a CDS encoding formate dehydrogenase subunit gamma, translating into MREGQARADLASNAGARGGELARQAAAQSGHPAVAAAARAIEAHQGVPGALLPILHAVQHELGCIPAEAVQPIAEALNLSRAEVHGVITFYPHFRQTPPGRHVVEVCRAESCQAMGGEQIAAHARKKLGCDFHATSADGAFSLEPVYCLGLCAQSPAMLVDGVPYARLTPARFDTILGYVKEAE; encoded by the coding sequence ATGCGAGAAGGTCAAGCCAGGGCAGACCTGGCATCCAACGCGGGCGCCCGCGGCGGTGAACTCGCCCGCCAGGCGGCCGCGCAATCCGGACATCCGGCCGTCGCCGCCGCCGCGCGCGCCATCGAGGCGCACCAGGGCGTCCCGGGCGCCCTGCTGCCCATCCTGCATGCCGTGCAGCACGAACTGGGCTGTATTCCGGCGGAGGCCGTCCAGCCTATCGCCGAAGCCCTGAATCTGTCGCGCGCCGAAGTCCACGGCGTCATCACCTTCTACCCGCACTTCCGCCAGACGCCCCCGGGCCGGCACGTGGTAGAGGTATGCCGGGCCGAGTCCTGTCAGGCCATGGGCGGCGAACAGATCGCCGCCCATGCGCGCAAAAAGCTGGGCTGCGATTTCCACGCCACCAGCGCCGACGGGGCGTTCAGCCTGGAACCCGTGTACTGCCTGGGCCTGTGCGCGCAATCGCCCGCCATGCTGGTCGATGGCGTGCCCTATGCGCGCCTGACGCCCGCGCGCTTCGACACCATCCTGGGCTATGTGAAGGAGGCGGAATGA